In a single window of the Scophthalmus maximus strain ysfricsl-2021 chromosome 18, ASM2237912v1, whole genome shotgun sequence genome:
- the LOC118290560 gene encoding single-minded homolog 1 isoform X2, translating into MKEKSKTAARTRREKENSEFYELAKMLPLPSAITSQLDKASIIRLTTSYLKMRIVFPQGLGEAWGHTSRRSLENIGRELGSHLLQTLDGFIFVVAPDGKIMYISETASVHLGLSQVELTGNSIYEYVHPADHDEMTAVLTPHQPYHSHFVQEYEMERSFFLRMKCVLAKRNAGLTSGGYKVIHCSGYLKIRQYSLDMSPFEGCYQNVGLVAVGHSLPPSAVTEIKLHSNMFMFRASLDMKLIFLDSRVAELTGYEPQDLIEKTLYHHVHGCDIFHLRCAHHLLLVKGQVTTKYYRFLAKHGGWVWVQSYATIVHNSRSSRPHCIVSVNYVLTDTEYKGMQLSLDQMSPTKPAFPYANSHTEDRKGTKSRLTQAKAKARVSPYPQFTAFNPERSESDQDSQWGGSPLTDSASPQLLDPGEATEASCAYRLYPDSGSLCYSLGLSEEDLAHAQAHPHTTTCDRVRCQSSRYFLGTPQSGREVWWDATRSVLSLPKPSVENSEAYEITSYHGAIHGRGHWDEDSVVSSPDGGGSTSDSGERYHGDHFRSSPREPSKMETLIRATQQMIKEEESRLQQHKAPLDVSGLAKAHSPCFNSSLPHHSQLTMPSVVCRGPGAPSIDLPSERLHHRDGVKVLGPHDNDENTTSPVSLSRLSSPSSDGMPRSGLSLTKDYMQTDLSPHASQPQGSPLLYSNQERQPLDRQAAYALTGYSLEHLYDPENLRSYSGLACGGVQYDVAPHVRMQAEQMQGHKATSVIITNGS; encoded by the exons ATGAAGGAGAAATCCAAGACGGCCGCAAGGACTAGACGGGAAAAGGAGAACAGCGAGTTCTACGAGCTCGCCAAAATGTTGCCCCTGCCGTCGGCCATCACCTCCCAGCTGGACAAGGCTTCGATCATACGGCTGACGACGAGCTACCTGAAGATGAGAATAGTTTTCCCCCAGG GTCTGGGTGAGGCCTGGGGTCATACAAGTCGAAGATCTTTGGAAAATATCGGACGAGAGCTTGGATCCCATTTACTGCAG ACGTTGGACGGATTCATCTTCGTTGTGGCTCCGGATGGAAAGATAATGTACATATCGGAGACCGCGTCGGTCCACCTCGGACTGTCTCAG GTAGAGTTGACCGGGAACAGTATTTATGAATACGTCCACCCCGCCGACCACGACGAGATGACCGCTGTCCTCACGCCACACCAGCCCTACCACTCACATTTCGTCCAAG aatATGAAATGGAGCGCTCTTTCTTTTTGCGCATGAAATGTGTGCTGGCGAAAAGAAACGCAGGCCTCACCAGTGGTGGATACAAG GTGATCCACTGCAGCGGCTACCTGAAGATCCGTCAGTACAGTTTGGACATGTCGCCCTTCGAGGGCTGCTACCAGAACGTGGGGCTGGTGGCAGTGGGACACTCTCTGCCCCCCAGCGCCGTGACCGAGATCAAACTGCACAGTAACATGTTCATGTTCCGAGCCAGTCTGGACATGAAGCTCATCTTCCTGGACTCCAG GGTAGCGGAGCTGACGGGCTACGAGCCCCAGGACCTGATAGAGAAAACCTTGTACCATCACGTCCACGGCTGTGACATCTTCCACCTCCGCTGTGCCCACCACCTCT TGCTGGTAAAAGGCCAAGTCACCACTAAGTATTATCGTTTCCTGGCCAAGCACGGTGGCTGGGTCTGGGTCCAGAGTTACGCCACAATCGTGCACAACAGCCGATCCTCAAGACCTCACTGTATCGTCAGTGTCAACTACGTCCTCAC GGACACTGAGTATAAGGGAATGCAGCTCTCTTTGGACCAAATGAGCCCCACCAAGCCAGCCTTCCCCTACGCCAACAGTCACACTGAGGACAGGAAGGGCACCAAGTCACGTCTGACCCAGGCGAAGGCCAAAGCCAGAGTGTCACCCTACCCACAG TTTACCGCTTTCAATCCAGAGCGTTCGGAGTCAGACCAAGACAGCCAATGGGGAGGAAGCCCTCTGACAGACTCCGCATCTCCTCAGCTGCTGGATCCCGGTGAGGCCACGGAGGCATCCTGTGCCTACCGACTGTATCCAGACTCAGGCTCCCTGTGCTACAGCCTTGGTTTATCCGAGGAAGATCTCGCCCATGCGCAAGCACATCCCCACACCACCACCTGTGACCGCGTCCGTTGCCAGAGCAGCCGCTACTTCCTAGGAACCCCCCAGTCTGGAAGAGAGGTGTGGTGGGACGCCACACGCTCGGTTCTCTCGCTGCCGAAACCCTCGGTGGAGAACAGCGAAGCCTACGAAATCACATCCTACCATGGAGCCATTCACG GACGGGGCCACTGGGATGAAGATAGTGTGGTGAGTTCACCTGACGGAGGCGGGTCCACCAGTGATTCCGGTGAACGTTACCACGGTGACCACTTCCGCTCAAGCCCCCGTGAGCCGAGCAAGATGGAGACCCTAATTCGTGCCACGCAGCAGATgatcaaagaggaagagagccggctgcagcagcacaaggcGCCGCTGGACGTCTCAGGGCTCGCCAAAGCTCATAGCCCCTGCTTCAACTCCTCACTACCCCACCACTCGCAGCTCACCATGCCCAGTGTGGTGTGTCGGGGCCCTGGGGCCCCCAGTATTGACCTCCCCTCTGAGCGGCTACATCACCGGGATGGCGTCAAAGTGCTGGGCCCCCATGACAATGACGAAAACACAACCAGtcccgtttctctctctcgtctcagCAGCCCCAGCTCTGATGGGATGCCCCGGTCGGGCCTCTCCCTCACCAAAGACTACATGCAGACTGATCTGTCCCCCCACGCTTCACAGCCCCAGGGAAGCCCGCTGCTCTATTCAAACCAGGAGAGGCAGCCACTGGACAGACAAGCAGCTTATGCTTTGACTGGGTACTCCCTGGAGCACCTGTACGACCCAGAGAACCTGCGGAGCTACTCGGGTCTGGCCTGTGGAGGAGTCCAGTATGACGTGGCACCTCATGTGAGGATGCAGGCTGAGCAGATGCAGGGACACAAAGCCACCTCAGTAATCATCACCAACGGGAGCTGA
- the LOC118290560 gene encoding single-minded homolog 1 isoform X1, with protein sequence MKEKSKTAARTRREKENSEFYELAKMLPLPSAITSQLDKASIIRLTTSYLKMRIVFPQGLGEAWGHTSRRSLENIGRELGSHLLQTLDGFIFVVAPDGKIMYISETASVHLGLSQVELTGNSIYEYVHPADHDEMTAVLTPHQPYHSHFVQEYEMERSFFLRMKCVLAKRNAGLTSGGYKVIHCSGYLKIRQYSLDMSPFEGCYQNVGLVAVGHSLPPSAVTEIKLHSNMFMFRASLDMKLIFLDSRVAELTGYEPQDLIEKTLYHHVHGCDIFHLRCAHHLLLVKGQVTTKYYRFLAKHGGWVWVQSYATIVHNSRSSRPHCIVSVNYVLTDTEYKGMQLSLDQMSPTKPAFPYANSHTEDRKGTKSRLTQAKAKARVSPYPQQFTAFNPERSESDQDSQWGGSPLTDSASPQLLDPGEATEASCAYRLYPDSGSLCYSLGLSEEDLAHAQAHPHTTTCDRVRCQSSRYFLGTPQSGREVWWDATRSVLSLPKPSVENSEAYEITSYHGAIHGRGHWDEDSVVSSPDGGGSTSDSGERYHGDHFRSSPREPSKMETLIRATQQMIKEEESRLQQHKAPLDVSGLAKAHSPCFNSSLPHHSQLTMPSVVCRGPGAPSIDLPSERLHHRDGVKVLGPHDNDENTTSPVSLSRLSSPSSDGMPRSGLSLTKDYMQTDLSPHASQPQGSPLLYSNQERQPLDRQAAYALTGYSLEHLYDPENLRSYSGLACGGVQYDVAPHVRMQAEQMQGHKATSVIITNGS encoded by the exons ATGAAGGAGAAATCCAAGACGGCCGCAAGGACTAGACGGGAAAAGGAGAACAGCGAGTTCTACGAGCTCGCCAAAATGTTGCCCCTGCCGTCGGCCATCACCTCCCAGCTGGACAAGGCTTCGATCATACGGCTGACGACGAGCTACCTGAAGATGAGAATAGTTTTCCCCCAGG GTCTGGGTGAGGCCTGGGGTCATACAAGTCGAAGATCTTTGGAAAATATCGGACGAGAGCTTGGATCCCATTTACTGCAG ACGTTGGACGGATTCATCTTCGTTGTGGCTCCGGATGGAAAGATAATGTACATATCGGAGACCGCGTCGGTCCACCTCGGACTGTCTCAG GTAGAGTTGACCGGGAACAGTATTTATGAATACGTCCACCCCGCCGACCACGACGAGATGACCGCTGTCCTCACGCCACACCAGCCCTACCACTCACATTTCGTCCAAG aatATGAAATGGAGCGCTCTTTCTTTTTGCGCATGAAATGTGTGCTGGCGAAAAGAAACGCAGGCCTCACCAGTGGTGGATACAAG GTGATCCACTGCAGCGGCTACCTGAAGATCCGTCAGTACAGTTTGGACATGTCGCCCTTCGAGGGCTGCTACCAGAACGTGGGGCTGGTGGCAGTGGGACACTCTCTGCCCCCCAGCGCCGTGACCGAGATCAAACTGCACAGTAACATGTTCATGTTCCGAGCCAGTCTGGACATGAAGCTCATCTTCCTGGACTCCAG GGTAGCGGAGCTGACGGGCTACGAGCCCCAGGACCTGATAGAGAAAACCTTGTACCATCACGTCCACGGCTGTGACATCTTCCACCTCCGCTGTGCCCACCACCTCT TGCTGGTAAAAGGCCAAGTCACCACTAAGTATTATCGTTTCCTGGCCAAGCACGGTGGCTGGGTCTGGGTCCAGAGTTACGCCACAATCGTGCACAACAGCCGATCCTCAAGACCTCACTGTATCGTCAGTGTCAACTACGTCCTCAC GGACACTGAGTATAAGGGAATGCAGCTCTCTTTGGACCAAATGAGCCCCACCAAGCCAGCCTTCCCCTACGCCAACAGTCACACTGAGGACAGGAAGGGCACCAAGTCACGTCTGACCCAGGCGAAGGCCAAAGCCAGAGTGTCACCCTACCCACAG CAGTTTACCGCTTTCAATCCAGAGCGTTCGGAGTCAGACCAAGACAGCCAATGGGGAGGAAGCCCTCTGACAGACTCCGCATCTCCTCAGCTGCTGGATCCCGGTGAGGCCACGGAGGCATCCTGTGCCTACCGACTGTATCCAGACTCAGGCTCCCTGTGCTACAGCCTTGGTTTATCCGAGGAAGATCTCGCCCATGCGCAAGCACATCCCCACACCACCACCTGTGACCGCGTCCGTTGCCAGAGCAGCCGCTACTTCCTAGGAACCCCCCAGTCTGGAAGAGAGGTGTGGTGGGACGCCACACGCTCGGTTCTCTCGCTGCCGAAACCCTCGGTGGAGAACAGCGAAGCCTACGAAATCACATCCTACCATGGAGCCATTCACG GACGGGGCCACTGGGATGAAGATAGTGTGGTGAGTTCACCTGACGGAGGCGGGTCCACCAGTGATTCCGGTGAACGTTACCACGGTGACCACTTCCGCTCAAGCCCCCGTGAGCCGAGCAAGATGGAGACCCTAATTCGTGCCACGCAGCAGATgatcaaagaggaagagagccggctgcagcagcacaaggcGCCGCTGGACGTCTCAGGGCTCGCCAAAGCTCATAGCCCCTGCTTCAACTCCTCACTACCCCACCACTCGCAGCTCACCATGCCCAGTGTGGTGTGTCGGGGCCCTGGGGCCCCCAGTATTGACCTCCCCTCTGAGCGGCTACATCACCGGGATGGCGTCAAAGTGCTGGGCCCCCATGACAATGACGAAAACACAACCAGtcccgtttctctctctcgtctcagCAGCCCCAGCTCTGATGGGATGCCCCGGTCGGGCCTCTCCCTCACCAAAGACTACATGCAGACTGATCTGTCCCCCCACGCTTCACAGCCCCAGGGAAGCCCGCTGCTCTATTCAAACCAGGAGAGGCAGCCACTGGACAGACAAGCAGCTTATGCTTTGACTGGGTACTCCCTGGAGCACCTGTACGACCCAGAGAACCTGCGGAGCTACTCGGGTCTGGCCTGTGGAGGAGTCCAGTATGACGTGGCACCTCATGTGAGGATGCAGGCTGAGCAGATGCAGGGACACAAAGCCACCTCAGTAATCATCACCAACGGGAGCTGA
- the LOC118290560 gene encoding single-minded homolog 1 isoform X3 translates to MTAVLTPHQPYHSHFVQEYEMERSFFLRMKCVLAKRNAGLTSGGYKVIHCSGYLKIRQYSLDMSPFEGCYQNVGLVAVGHSLPPSAVTEIKLHSNMFMFRASLDMKLIFLDSRVAELTGYEPQDLIEKTLYHHVHGCDIFHLRCAHHLLLVKGQVTTKYYRFLAKHGGWVWVQSYATIVHNSRSSRPHCIVSVNYVLTDTEYKGMQLSLDQMSPTKPAFPYANSHTEDRKGTKSRLTQAKAKARVSPYPQQFTAFNPERSESDQDSQWGGSPLTDSASPQLLDPGEATEASCAYRLYPDSGSLCYSLGLSEEDLAHAQAHPHTTTCDRVRCQSSRYFLGTPQSGREVWWDATRSVLSLPKPSVENSEAYEITSYHGAIHGRGHWDEDSVVSSPDGGGSTSDSGERYHGDHFRSSPREPSKMETLIRATQQMIKEEESRLQQHKAPLDVSGLAKAHSPCFNSSLPHHSQLTMPSVVCRGPGAPSIDLPSERLHHRDGVKVLGPHDNDENTTSPVSLSRLSSPSSDGMPRSGLSLTKDYMQTDLSPHASQPQGSPLLYSNQERQPLDRQAAYALTGYSLEHLYDPENLRSYSGLACGGVQYDVAPHVRMQAEQMQGHKATSVIITNGS, encoded by the exons ATGACCGCTGTCCTCACGCCACACCAGCCCTACCACTCACATTTCGTCCAAG aatATGAAATGGAGCGCTCTTTCTTTTTGCGCATGAAATGTGTGCTGGCGAAAAGAAACGCAGGCCTCACCAGTGGTGGATACAAG GTGATCCACTGCAGCGGCTACCTGAAGATCCGTCAGTACAGTTTGGACATGTCGCCCTTCGAGGGCTGCTACCAGAACGTGGGGCTGGTGGCAGTGGGACACTCTCTGCCCCCCAGCGCCGTGACCGAGATCAAACTGCACAGTAACATGTTCATGTTCCGAGCCAGTCTGGACATGAAGCTCATCTTCCTGGACTCCAG GGTAGCGGAGCTGACGGGCTACGAGCCCCAGGACCTGATAGAGAAAACCTTGTACCATCACGTCCACGGCTGTGACATCTTCCACCTCCGCTGTGCCCACCACCTCT TGCTGGTAAAAGGCCAAGTCACCACTAAGTATTATCGTTTCCTGGCCAAGCACGGTGGCTGGGTCTGGGTCCAGAGTTACGCCACAATCGTGCACAACAGCCGATCCTCAAGACCTCACTGTATCGTCAGTGTCAACTACGTCCTCAC GGACACTGAGTATAAGGGAATGCAGCTCTCTTTGGACCAAATGAGCCCCACCAAGCCAGCCTTCCCCTACGCCAACAGTCACACTGAGGACAGGAAGGGCACCAAGTCACGTCTGACCCAGGCGAAGGCCAAAGCCAGAGTGTCACCCTACCCACAG CAGTTTACCGCTTTCAATCCAGAGCGTTCGGAGTCAGACCAAGACAGCCAATGGGGAGGAAGCCCTCTGACAGACTCCGCATCTCCTCAGCTGCTGGATCCCGGTGAGGCCACGGAGGCATCCTGTGCCTACCGACTGTATCCAGACTCAGGCTCCCTGTGCTACAGCCTTGGTTTATCCGAGGAAGATCTCGCCCATGCGCAAGCACATCCCCACACCACCACCTGTGACCGCGTCCGTTGCCAGAGCAGCCGCTACTTCCTAGGAACCCCCCAGTCTGGAAGAGAGGTGTGGTGGGACGCCACACGCTCGGTTCTCTCGCTGCCGAAACCCTCGGTGGAGAACAGCGAAGCCTACGAAATCACATCCTACCATGGAGCCATTCACG GACGGGGCCACTGGGATGAAGATAGTGTGGTGAGTTCACCTGACGGAGGCGGGTCCACCAGTGATTCCGGTGAACGTTACCACGGTGACCACTTCCGCTCAAGCCCCCGTGAGCCGAGCAAGATGGAGACCCTAATTCGTGCCACGCAGCAGATgatcaaagaggaagagagccggctgcagcagcacaaggcGCCGCTGGACGTCTCAGGGCTCGCCAAAGCTCATAGCCCCTGCTTCAACTCCTCACTACCCCACCACTCGCAGCTCACCATGCCCAGTGTGGTGTGTCGGGGCCCTGGGGCCCCCAGTATTGACCTCCCCTCTGAGCGGCTACATCACCGGGATGGCGTCAAAGTGCTGGGCCCCCATGACAATGACGAAAACACAACCAGtcccgtttctctctctcgtctcagCAGCCCCAGCTCTGATGGGATGCCCCGGTCGGGCCTCTCCCTCACCAAAGACTACATGCAGACTGATCTGTCCCCCCACGCTTCACAGCCCCAGGGAAGCCCGCTGCTCTATTCAAACCAGGAGAGGCAGCCACTGGACAGACAAGCAGCTTATGCTTTGACTGGGTACTCCCTGGAGCACCTGTACGACCCAGAGAACCTGCGGAGCTACTCGGGTCTGGCCTGTGGAGGAGTCCAGTATGACGTGGCACCTCATGTGAGGATGCAGGCTGAGCAGATGCAGGGACACAAAGCCACCTCAGTAATCATCACCAACGGGAGCTGA